The stretch of DNA CTGCCAAAGCCATTTTCGTATCATTCATCCATTATGATTTATTCGCTATTTTCTGCGCAGATGCTTCGCGAAACCGCCCAATTGTCTTGAGATGCTTTTGCACTGACCGCAACGGCGAGTGCTGGTGTCGGCGTTGACGAACTTTAAGCGTTCCGCGAGGCGATACATGCTCCTTACCTCACCCGATGAGCCTTTGCCAATGTCCAGAAAACGGGCGAAATCCGCCTTGGTCGAGCGCTCTGCCCCTTCGGCAATATTATTGGATACCGAAACCGCCGCCCGTTTGATCTGATCGATGAAAGTGAAGTCACGGCAGTTCGAAAAATCTTCGTAAACATCAACCGCCAGGTCTTGGGCATTCTGCCAGACCTCCATTTCCTCAAAATCCAGTAATCTATTATCAGTCATCCTTTATCCATTCATCAGGCGTCGAAGGCGAAGGCGGTGGGGATCGGTGGTCGGTGGTCGGTGGACGGTAGTCAGTCGTCAGAAGTCGGTCTTCGGTGGTCGGTTGGCGGTTGGCGGTGAGACGGAGGCGTTGAGGGAAA from Puniceicoccus vermicola encodes:
- a CDS encoding four helix bundle protein — its product is MTDNRLLDFEEMEVWQNAQDLAVDVYEDFSNCRDFTFIDQIKRAAVSVSNNIAEGAERSTKADFARFLDIGKGSSGEVRSMYRLAERLKFVNADTSTRRCGQCKSISRQLGGFAKHLRRK